A portion of the Methanobrevibacter sp. genome contains these proteins:
- the ftsZ gene encoding cell division protein FtsZ, which produces MKFIDDAIKESEQRMEENAPDKFSSDIDDDLIEMIKGAKTNIFVVGAGGAGNNTISRLNEMGIEGATTIAVNTDAQDLFYSQSSKKILLGRQTSKGLGAGGEPSVGEECAEESEDEIRDELDGADMVFVTCGLGGGTGTGSAPIISKLSKKLGALTVAVATMPFSAEGIKRRENAEQGLEKLQESADTVIVIPNDKLLEVAPNLPLNKAFMVSDEILGRAVKGITELITKKGLVSLDFADIRSIMGGSGMAMIGMGESDTGDRALESVHEALSSPLLDIDISNATGALVNISGSSDLTLHEAEKIVQVVADKLDPEANIIWGTQIDESLQNTVRTTVVVSGIKSNYEIDSTPEIEYAEEKTEDASADDQLDDFIDGIF; this is translated from the coding sequence GTGAAATTTATAGACGATGCAATCAAAGAATCCGAACAAAGAATGGAAGAAAATGCTCCTGATAAATTCTCTTCTGATATTGATGATGATCTTATAGAGATGATTAAAGGAGCTAAAACTAATATATTTGTTGTTGGTGCTGGTGGAGCAGGAAACAACACCATTTCAAGATTAAACGAAATGGGTATCGAAGGTGCAACAACAATCGCAGTAAACACTGATGCTCAAGATTTATTTTATAGTCAATCCTCTAAAAAAATCCTTTTAGGCAGACAAACCTCTAAAGGATTGGGAGCTGGCGGAGAACCATCGGTTGGTGAAGAATGCGCTGAAGAAAGTGAAGATGAAATCAGAGACGAATTGGACGGTGCAGATATGGTATTTGTCACCTGCGGTCTTGGTGGAGGAACCGGAACCGGTTCAGCACCAATAATATCCAAACTTTCTAAAAAATTAGGGGCATTGACCGTTGCTGTAGCTACTATGCCGTTTTCAGCAGAAGGTATTAAAAGAAGAGAAAATGCTGAACAGGGTTTAGAAAAACTTCAGGAATCTGCTGACACTGTTATTGTAATTCCAAATGATAAGCTATTGGAAGTGGCACCTAATTTGCCACTGAACAAGGCATTCATGGTATCTGATGAGATTTTAGGAAGGGCTGTTAAAGGCATTACAGAACTAATTACCAAAAAAGGTCTTGTAAGTCTGGACTTTGCAGATATTAGAAGTATCATGGGCGGTTCAGGAATGGCTATGATTGGTATGGGTGAATCTGATACTGGTGATAGAGCTTTAGAATCTGTACATGAAGCATTAAGCAGTCCATTATTGGATATTGATATTTCAAATGCTACTGGTGCATTAGTTAACATATCCGGTAGTTCTGACTTAACATTACATGAAGCTGAAAAGATTGTTCAAGTTGTTGCTGATAAGTTGGATCCTGAAGCTAATATTATTTGGGGTACCCAAATTGATGAAAGCCTTCAAAATACTGTTAGGACCACTGTTGTTGTTTCAGGCATCAAATCTAATTATGAAATTGATTCAACTCCTGAAATTGAGTATGCTGAAGAAAAAACCGAAGATGCATCAGCTGACGATCAATTAGATGATTTCATTGATGGAATCTTCTAA
- the rpl12p gene encoding 50S ribosomal protein P1 has product MEYIYAAMILHSAEKEINEENVKSIIEAAGIEAEDARIKALIAALEDVDIDEAMETTAMAAAPAAAEKVEEEEEEEASEEEAAAGLGALFG; this is encoded by the coding sequence ATGGAATACATATATGCGGCAATGATTTTGCACAGTGCAGAAAAAGAGATTAACGAAGAAAATGTTAAAAGTATTATTGAAGCAGCAGGAATTGAAGCTGAAGATGCTAGAATCAAAGCTTTAATTGCAGCTTTAGAAGATGTAGACATCGACGAAGCTATGGAAACTACTGCAATGGCAGCAGCACCTGCAGCTGCAGAAAAAGTGGAAGAAGAAGAGGAAGAAGAAGCTTCTGAAGAAGAAGCAGCAGCTGGATTAGGTGCTCTCTTCGGATAG
- a CDS encoding pyruvate kinase alpha/beta domain-containing protein produces the protein MTRKFITYFDKEGNDYTDELIMAIKDKLEISPNIKRILIASATGESALKLYDAVGEDVEIINVTHHMGFSGANESDISQEMIEQLECVGIKTYFGSHAFSGAARGVTNKYGGYSPLDVVADTFRMFSHGIKVGAEISIMAADAGLIPVGEEIMAVGGRAHGVDSAVILTPVNAKNLFDLKIHEIIAMPRD, from the coding sequence ATGACAAGAAAATTTATTACATATTTTGATAAGGAAGGTAATGACTATACAGATGAATTAATAATGGCCATTAAGGACAAATTGGAAATCTCTCCAAATATCAAAAGGATTCTGATAGCTTCCGCAACAGGCGAATCAGCATTAAAATTATATGATGCCGTTGGTGAGGATGTTGAAATAATTAATGTGACACATCATATGGGATTTAGCGGAGCTAATGAATCAGATATCTCACAGGAAATGATTGAACAACTTGAATGCGTCGGAATTAAAACATACTTTGGAAGTCATGCATTTAGCGGCGCTGCAAGAGGAGTTACCAACAAATACGGAGGATATTCTCCTTTGGACGTTGTGGCAGACACTTTCAGAATGTTTTCTCACGGTATAAAAGTCGGTGCCGAAATTTCAATCATGGCTGCCGACGCAGGTTTAATTCCTGTCGGCGAGGAAATAATGGCTGTTGGTGGCAGAGCCCATGGTGTGGACAGTGCGGTTATTCTAACGCCGGTCAATGCAAAAAATTTGTTTGATTTAAAAATTCATGAGATTATAGCAATGCCCAGAGACTAA
- a CDS encoding coenzyme F420-0:L-glutamate ligase has product MKSSNLENVKHVINGDYLVIPIETGYIKPNDSLDVIIEPAKELMENNDYLVIAETPVSVSQNRLVDESEYEPSLTAKFLTTVWSKYLWGYVLGPALKIKKRTIKNLRKLPEETKAHKEVILQLYGLKHALKPASEAGVDLSNAPGTYVSLLPENPQKVAEDIKKEIGKEVCVMIIDTDATYMKNGKYFTGLPTAINGIDADKGFLGYVKGQLCENMGSTPIGCSEIIDVETALKIANIAEDYQKSLSTEMKTIHSVKSLLGSEIDEVTMEDLDSIVHTPAVIIRKI; this is encoded by the coding sequence ATGAAAAGTAGTAATCTAGAAAATGTAAAGCATGTGATTAATGGAGATTACCTTGTAATTCCTATTGAAACAGGCTATATTAAACCTAATGACAGTTTGGACGTTATTATTGAACCTGCAAAAGAACTGATGGAAAACAATGATTATCTTGTAATAGCCGAAACTCCTGTTTCGGTTTCACAAAATAGACTGGTTGACGAATCAGAATATGAACCTTCACTGACTGCGAAATTTTTAACAACAGTCTGGAGCAAATATCTGTGGGGATATGTTCTGGGTCCTGCCTTAAAAATTAAAAAGCGAACAATAAAAAATTTAAGAAAACTGCCTGAAGAGACCAAAGCGCATAAAGAAGTCATTCTGCAATTATACGGATTGAAGCATGCTCTAAAACCAGCTTCAGAAGCAGGAGTTGATTTAAGCAATGCTCCTGGAACTTATGTTTCTCTGCTTCCGGAAAATCCTCAAAAAGTCGCAGAAGACATTAAAAAGGAAATCGGAAAAGAAGTCTGTGTGATGATTATTGATACCGATGCGACTTATATGAAAAATGGAAAATACTTTACCGGACTTCCAACAGCCATAAACGGCATTGATGCAGATAAGGGATTTTTAGGATATGTCAAAGGTCAACTATGCGAAAATATGGGATCCACCCCAATTGGATGCAGTGAAATAATTGATGTTGAAACCGCACTGAAAATAGCCAATATTGCTGAAGATTATCAAAAGTCACTTTCAACCGAGATGAAAACAATACATAGCGTCAAATCATTGCTCGGCAGCGAAATCGATGAAGTGACAATGGAAGACCTTGATTCAATTGTTCACACACCTGCAGTAATAATTAGGAAAATCTAA
- a CDS encoding 50S ribosomal protein L1: protein MTQDVINAVKEAKEQSKPRNFTESVDIIINIRDLDVKKPENRFNEEVTLPNGRGKDVKIGVIADGELIVQAKEAGLDTVINKGDLESLGKDRKAAKKMANSVDFLVAQADMMPLVGRFLGPVLGPRGKMPKPVPASIKLDPLLDRLQSTVKVGVKQQASIQIVVGSQDMSDEAIAENVETVLTVLDRNLEKGRSQIKSMFIKTTMGPVVRVI, encoded by the coding sequence ATGACACAAGATGTAATTAACGCGGTGAAGGAGGCAAAAGAACAATCTAAGCCGAGAAACTTCACTGAGTCCGTAGATATTATTATTAATATCCGTGACTTAGATGTCAAAAAGCCAGAAAATAGGTTTAATGAGGAAGTTACTCTTCCTAACGGCCGTGGCAAAGATGTTAAAATCGGAGTCATTGCTGATGGGGAACTCATTGTTCAAGCTAAGGAAGCTGGTCTTGACACTGTAATTAATAAAGGAGATTTGGAATCTTTAGGAAAAGACAGAAAAGCAGCTAAAAAAATGGCTAACTCTGTTGATTTCTTAGTGGCTCAAGCTGATATGATGCCACTTGTTGGTAGGTTCTTAGGTCCAGTACTCGGACCTCGTGGCAAAATGCCAAAACCGGTACCTGCAAGCATCAAATTGGACCCTCTTTTAGATAGATTACAAAGTACTGTTAAAGTTGGCGTAAAACAACAAGCTAGTATTCAAATCGTTGTTGGAAGCCAAGACATGTCAGACGAAGCTATAGCTGAAAATGTTGAAACTGTTCTTACAGTCTTAGACCGCAATTTAGAAAAAGGAAGAAGTCAAATCAAGTCCATGTTTATAAAAACAACTATGGGACCAGTAGTGAGGGTGATCTAA
- the thiI gene encoding tRNA uracil 4-sulfurtransferase ThiI, producing MNHNLIIARYGEIGLKSPKIRSRFEKKLVKNIKASFECRVERNQGRIYIFPEDFNQGIEKLNKVFGVVSYSPATSTKASYDDIDETLTEYTESLVSMGLLDEDTKFAIKCRRVGKHDFTSQEMAAHCGGVVRSVVLAPVDLTNPDLTIFVEIRDGDAYIFHEKIKGPGGLPLGTQGKVVVLLSSGIDSPVAAYMMMKRGCEVIALNCDNEPFTTSKASELFERLVDQLNEYAKGVPIKKRVVPYGQYLQAAKEKAPEKMTCVLCKSGMYHIAEKLAVKLGADAIVDGSSVGQVASQTLSNILATRYGVEMPILSPLIGLDKEEIAEIAKKIGTFEISKIDDGGCSAVPKYPETHADLNRVKIACEDMNQDEELKKAFKTIRKLE from the coding sequence ATGAATCATAATTTAATTATTGCCAGATATGGTGAAATTGGATTAAAAAGTCCAAAAATAAGGTCTCGTTTTGAAAAAAAACTGGTTAAAAATATTAAAGCCTCTTTTGAATGCAGGGTTGAGAGAAACCAGGGAAGAATTTATATTTTTCCTGAAGACTTCAATCAGGGGATTGAAAAATTAAACAAGGTTTTTGGTGTTGTATCATATTCTCCTGCAACTTCAACCAAGGCCAGTTATGATGATATTGATGAAACATTAACCGAGTATACTGAAAGCCTGGTCAGTATGGGATTATTGGATGAGGATACTAAATTCGCCATTAAATGCCGTCGTGTCGGAAAACATGATTTCACCTCTCAGGAAATGGCTGCTCACTGTGGAGGGGTAGTGAGAAGTGTTGTTCTGGCGCCTGTTGATTTGACAAATCCTGATTTGACAATTTTTGTGGAAATAAGGGATGGGGATGCTTATATTTTCCATGAAAAAATTAAAGGACCTGGAGGACTTCCTTTGGGAACACAGGGAAAAGTTGTCGTGCTTTTATCAAGTGGAATTGACTCTCCGGTAGCTGCTTACATGATGATGAAGAGAGGATGTGAGGTTATAGCTCTTAATTGCGATAATGAGCCTTTTACTACTTCTAAGGCCAGTGAGCTTTTTGAAAGGTTAGTTGACCAGTTAAATGAATATGCAAAAGGAGTTCCTATTAAAAAACGTGTTGTTCCATATGGGCAATATTTGCAAGCAGCCAAAGAAAAGGCTCCTGAAAAAATGACTTGCGTGTTGTGCAAATCTGGTATGTATCACATTGCAGAAAAATTAGCAGTAAAGCTTGGAGCCGATGCTATTGTTGATGGAAGCAGTGTGGGGCAGGTGGCTTCACAGACTTTATCAAATATTCTGGCCACAAGATACGGTGTTGAAATGCCGATTCTGTCTCCACTGATAGGTCTTGATAAAGAGGAAATCGCAGAAATTGCCAAAAAAATCGGAACTTTTGAAATATCCAAAATTGATGATGGTGGATGCAGTGCTGTTCCAAAATATCCCGAAACACATGCAGATTTAAATCGTGTTAAAATAGCTTGTGAAGATATGAATCAGGACGAGGAGCTTAAAAAAGCTTTTAAAACCATTAGAAAACTTGAGTAA
- a CDS encoding 50S ribosomal protein L10, with protein MAHVAEWKKEEVKELKSIIDQYDVIGIVDLMNIPAKQLQEMRKSLKDNAVIRMSKINLIELALKDCNADKNNIVDLSQHMDGQVALIATEMNPFKLYKILEDSKTEAPAKPGTIASDDIIVPEGDTGFEPGPFLGELQQVGIPAKIDKGKICVQKETVVVKAGEEVSKQVATTLSRMDINPMEVGMDLKAVYEDEAIYTSDVLAIDEEQTLADVQNAFRNAFNLSVNAAIPTDETISTIITLAYTRAVNVGVAGAIMTSETSEPIIGLAQAKMLALASEVADVAGAIDDELAEKLSNVAVAAAPVVEDVVEEEEEEEEEEESSEEEAAAGLGALFG; from the coding sequence ATGGCTCATGTTGCTGAATGGAAAAAGGAAGAAGTTAAAGAGCTAAAAAGCATCATTGATCAATATGATGTAATAGGTATTGTTGATTTAATGAACATTCCTGCAAAACAGCTTCAAGAAATGAGAAAATCTCTCAAAGATAATGCTGTTATCAGAATGTCTAAAATTAATCTTATTGAATTAGCTCTTAAAGATTGTAATGCTGATAAAAACAACATTGTTGATTTATCCCAACATATGGATGGTCAAGTTGCACTTATCGCAACTGAAATGAATCCTTTTAAACTGTACAAAATATTGGAAGACAGCAAAACCGAAGCTCCTGCAAAACCGGGAACTATTGCTAGTGACGATATTATTGTACCTGAAGGAGACACTGGTTTTGAACCGGGTCCTTTCTTAGGTGAATTACAACAAGTTGGAATTCCTGCTAAAATTGATAAAGGTAAAATTTGCGTACAAAAAGAAACTGTTGTTGTAAAAGCAGGTGAAGAAGTTTCTAAACAAGTAGCAACAACCTTATCCAGAATGGATATCAATCCAATGGAAGTAGGAATGGATTTAAAAGCAGTATATGAAGATGAAGCAATTTATACTTCCGACGTACTTGCAATCGACGAAGAACAAACATTAGCTGACGTTCAAAATGCATTCAGAAATGCATTTAATTTATCTGTAAACGCAGCAATTCCTACTGATGAAACTATTTCCACTATTATTACTCTCGCATACACTAGAGCTGTAAATGTTGGTGTTGCAGGAGCAATTATGACCTCTGAAACTTCTGAACCGATTATCGGTTTAGCACAAGCTAAAATGTTAGCTTTAGCATCTGAAGTTGCTGATGTAGCCGGCGCTATTGATGATGAATTAGCTGAAAAACTTTCTAATGTTGCTGTAGCAGCTGCTCCAGTAGTTGAAGATGTTGTTGAAGAAGAAGAGGAAGAAGAGGAAGAAGAAGAAAGTAGTGAAGAAGAAGCAGCAGCTGGGTTAGGAGCTCTCTTCGGTTAA
- a CDS encoding 50S ribosomal protein L11 — MAKDTVEVLIEGGTATPGPPLGPALGPLGINMMQVVEEINKKSADFAGMKVPVKVIVDRDTKDFEIEIGTPPTTALIMEELGIEKASHEPGLDIVNDLPIETAFKIARMKFDSLLSNDYKAGVKEVMGTCVSMGLSVDGKDPREAQKDVDAGKYDDILLG; from the coding sequence ATGGCTAAAGATACAGTCGAAGTTCTTATCGAAGGTGGAACTGCAACTCCTGGTCCACCATTAGGTCCGGCTTTAGGACCTCTCGGTATTAACATGATGCAAGTAGTTGAAGAGATTAATAAGAAAAGCGCTGACTTCGCAGGAATGAAAGTGCCTGTTAAAGTCATCGTTGATCGTGATACTAAAGATTTCGAAATTGAAATCGGTACTCCGCCTACAACTGCTCTTATCATGGAAGAGTTAGGCATCGAAAAAGCTTCTCATGAACCAGGTTTAGACATTGTTAATGACTTACCAATTGAAACTGCATTTAAAATTGCAAGAATGAAATTTGATTCATTACTTTCAAATGATTATAAAGCAGGTGTCAAAGAAGTTATGGGAACCTGTGTAAGTATGGGATTATCTGTTGATGGTAAAGACCCAAGAGAAGCACAAAAAGATGTTGATGCTGGAAAATATGATGATATCTTATTAGGATAG
- the fbp gene encoding fructose-1,6-bisphosphate aldolase/phosphatase, translated as MKTTVSVIKADIGSVSGHCVAHPELIDICDEVLNEALENGIIKDYFISRCGDDIDLIMTHDKGEENEEVHKTAYNAFMKATERARELKLYGAGQDLLSDTFSGNIKGMGPGVAEIEFEERPSDPVLIFCCDKTEPGAFNLPVFRIFADPFNTAGLVIDPSLHEGFKFEVFDVIEHKKVVLNCPEEMYDLLALIGSTGRYVIKRVWKKNGEIAAAVSTERLNLMAGEYVGKDDPVCIVRAQSGFPANGECVDPFAFPHIVSGWMRGSHNGPLMPVSEAEANPIRFDGPPRVVGLGFQVSNGQLIGPVDLFDDPAFDPAREQAANIASYLRRHGPFEPHRLPSEEMEYTSLPGVMKKLESRFEDMD; from the coding sequence ATGAAAACTACTGTTAGTGTAATTAAAGCTGATATTGGTAGTGTGTCTGGACATTGTGTAGCACACCCTGAATTAATAGATATTTGTGATGAAGTTTTAAACGAAGCTTTAGAAAATGGAATCATAAAAGATTACTTTATTTCCCGTTGCGGAGACGACATAGATTTAATCATGACTCACGATAAAGGGGAAGAAAATGAAGAAGTTCATAAAACAGCATATAATGCATTTATGAAAGCTACTGAAAGAGCACGTGAATTAAAATTATATGGTGCAGGTCAGGACTTGTTATCCGACACCTTTTCTGGAAACATCAAAGGTATGGGTCCTGGTGTAGCGGAAATTGAATTTGAAGAAAGGCCGTCTGATCCGGTACTCATATTCTGCTGTGACAAAACTGAACCTGGTGCATTTAACTTGCCTGTATTTAGAATTTTTGCAGATCCATTCAATACTGCAGGTCTCGTAATTGACCCAAGCTTACATGAAGGATTTAAATTTGAAGTGTTTGATGTAATCGAACACAAAAAAGTTGTCTTAAACTGTCCTGAAGAAATGTATGACTTGCTTGCATTAATCGGTTCTACCGGAAGATACGTAATTAAAAGAGTATGGAAGAAAAACGGCGAAATTGCAGCTGCAGTAAGTACCGAAAGGTTAAACTTAATGGCTGGTGAATATGTCGGTAAAGATGACCCTGTATGTATTGTAAGAGCACAATCCGGTTTTCCTGCAAACGGTGAATGTGTAGATCCATTTGCATTCCCTCACATCGTAAGCGGATGGATGAGGGGATCCCACAACGGTCCATTAATGCCTGTGTCTGAAGCAGAAGCAAATCCAATTAGATTTGACGGACCTCCTAGAGTAGTCGGTTTAGGTTTCCAAGTGTCCAACGGACAATTAATAGGTCCTGTTGACTTATTTGATGATCCTGCATTTGACCCTGCTCGTGAACAAGCAGCCAACATTGCAAGTTACCTCAGAAGACATGGTCCATTTGAACCACACAGATTGCCTTCTGAAGAAATGGAATACACTTCATTGCCTGGTGTAATGAAAAAATTAGAATCCAGATTTGAAGATATGGATTAA
- the alaS gene encoding alanine--tRNA ligase — translation MVEIFEKLGYKLQTCKTCGQEFYSQVDRDTCGDAPCDEYGFIANPATDKPYNLYEIQKVFKEFLESEGHVAIDRYPVLAKRWRDDVFLVGASIFCFQPWVTSGLVKAPANPLEIAQPSIRLNDVDNVGRTGRHMTCFTMGSHTVINTEDEFVYWEDETIRLCHEFFKSIGINTEEITFIKSWWAGGGNEGPCYEVCCRGVELATLVFIQYETLEDGSKKEIPIKVVDTGYGLERIAWISQGTPTAYDACFAPVVDKLKELTGVEINEDIQGRNAQIAGMMDIEDIGDLKELRQQVADSLGLSLEDYLKAAEPMEAIYIIADHTRCLAFMLADGIIPSNVKEGYLARLVLRRTIRFMKELNMKESLADVMEIQLDFLSKFYPEIRDCEEHIMNIIALEEERYAATVKKGRSIVKRSIKRLKKEGKDEMPLDMLIDLYDAHGIPPETVVEMAGDDFSVNVPDNFFTQVAGAHEKETAAEKSTFKVDFPETDLLFYKDFYQQEFEAEVLGLVEKEDESCLIFDKTSFYPEGGGQPSDIGEVLIEGKVFKIRYAEKVNNVVLHHVDGDISKDVVGKTAVGKIDWTRRITIARHHTGTHLVIAAARKVLGQHIWQAGSQNGLTRARIDLSHYKRITQEELNEIEKLANEYVMENIDLDIQFHSRDEAQELYGFVLYQGGIVPGKMIRVVKIPGVDVQACAGTHVLRTGVVGPIKINKTERVQDGVERIDFSAGLAAIDSMQYDNEILRESSSIFKVEKDQLPKTCDRFFSEWKAQKNEIDRLKSQIASLKMKSLADDYDEINGLKVVSELMEADFKELQKIATDFTDSGKADVVVIGNNDGKIVGAASQNAIDNGIKINEIIKTAAGVLGGGGGGRLTLAQGAGKNNDKMDEAIQVAVDLIKG, via the coding sequence ATGGTAGAAATTTTTGAAAAACTTGGTTATAAACTGCAGACTTGTAAAACTTGTGGACAGGAGTTTTACTCCCAGGTTGACAGAGACACTTGTGGAGATGCTCCATGTGATGAGTATGGCTTTATTGCAAATCCTGCTACTGATAAACCATACAATTTATATGAAATCCAAAAAGTTTTTAAAGAATTTTTAGAAAGCGAAGGGCATGTAGCTATTGACAGATATCCTGTTTTAGCTAAAAGATGGAGGGATGATGTATTTTTAGTTGGTGCATCAATTTTCTGTTTCCAACCGTGGGTTACCTCCGGACTTGTTAAGGCTCCTGCAAACCCTCTGGAAATAGCTCAGCCGTCCATTCGGTTAAACGATGTGGACAATGTCGGAAGAACTGGTCGTCACATGACCTGCTTTACAATGGGGTCACACACAGTAATAAATACTGAAGATGAATTTGTTTACTGGGAAGATGAAACCATCAGGCTCTGTCATGAATTTTTCAAATCTATTGGAATTAACACAGAAGAAATCACATTCATTAAGTCCTGGTGGGCCGGCGGAGGTAATGAAGGGCCTTGTTATGAGGTATGCTGCAGGGGTGTGGAACTTGCAACTCTTGTTTTCATCCAATATGAAACTTTAGAAGACGGATCTAAAAAGGAAATTCCAATTAAGGTTGTGGATACCGGTTATGGTCTTGAGAGAATTGCATGGATTTCACAGGGAACTCCTACTGCATATGATGCATGCTTTGCACCTGTTGTTGACAAATTAAAAGAATTGACCGGTGTTGAAATTAATGAAGATATTCAGGGAAGAAACGCTCAAATTGCAGGAATGATGGATATTGAAGATATTGGGGATTTAAAGGAACTTCGCCAACAGGTTGCAGATAGTTTAGGCCTTTCTTTAGAGGACTACCTAAAGGCTGCAGAGCCGATGGAAGCAATTTATATTATTGCAGACCATACCCGTTGTCTTGCTTTTATGCTTGCTGACGGCATTATTCCGTCTAATGTAAAAGAGGGATATTTGGCAAGGTTGGTTTTAAGAAGGACAATACGCTTTATGAAAGAGTTAAACATGAAGGAATCTCTTGCCGATGTAATGGAGATACAGCTTGATTTCTTATCCAAATTCTATCCGGAAATCCGTGACTGCGAAGAGCATATCATGAATATTATCGCCCTGGAAGAAGAAAGATATGCTGCAACAGTTAAAAAAGGAAGAAGCATTGTTAAAAGATCAATTAAAAGACTTAAAAAAGAAGGCAAAGATGAAATGCCTCTTGACATGCTGATTGATTTGTATGATGCGCATGGAATTCCTCCGGAAACAGTGGTTGAAATGGCCGGTGATGATTTTTCAGTAAATGTTCCTGACAACTTCTTTACTCAAGTGGCCGGAGCTCATGAAAAAGAAACTGCAGCTGAAAAATCCACTTTCAAAGTAGATTTCCCTGAAACTGATTTATTATTCTATAAAGATTTCTACCAACAAGAATTTGAAGCAGAAGTTTTAGGTTTAGTCGAAAAAGAGGATGAGTCATGTTTGATATTTGATAAAACTTCATTTTATCCTGAAGGGGGAGGTCAGCCTTCAGATATTGGGGAAGTTTTAATTGAAGGTAAGGTCTTTAAAATCAGATATGCCGAAAAAGTCAACAATGTTGTATTGCATCATGTTGACGGAGATATTTCAAAGGATGTTGTGGGCAAAACAGCAGTAGGTAAAATCGATTGGACAAGAAGAATAACAATTGCGCGCCACCACACAGGAACCCACTTAGTTATTGCAGCTGCAAGAAAAGTATTGGGTCAGCACATCTGGCAGGCAGGTTCTCAAAACGGACTTACAAGAGCCCGTATTGATTTGTCTCATTACAAACGCATCACTCAGGAAGAATTAAATGAAATTGAAAAGCTGGCTAATGAATATGTAATGGAAAATATTGATTTGGATATCCAGTTCCATTCAAGAGATGAAGCACAGGAACTGTATGGATTTGTCCTCTACCAGGGAGGTATTGTTCCGGGTAAAATGATTCGTGTTGTCAAAATCCCAGGTGTTGATGTTCAGGCTTGTGCAGGTACACATGTTTTAAGAACAGGTGTTGTCGGACCAATCAAGATTAATAAAACTGAAAGGGTCCAGGACGGTGTTGAAAGAATTGATTTCTCAGCAGGTCTTGCTGCAATTGACTCGATGCAATATGATAATGAAATTTTAAGGGAAAGCTCTTCCATATTCAAAGTCGAAAAGGATCAGCTTCCGAAAACATGTGACAGGTTCTTCAGTGAATGGAAAGCGCAGAAAAACGAAATCGACAGATTAAAATCCCAAATAGCTTCTTTAAAAATGAAGTCTCTTGCTGATGATTATGACGAAATCAACGGTTTGAAAGTTGTATCCGAGTTGATGGAAGCTGATTTTAAGGAACTTCAAAAAATAGCAACAGACTTTACGGATAGTGGAAAGGCAGATGTGGTTGTCATTGGAAATAATGATGGTAAAATCGTTGGAGCTGCTTCTCAAAATGCAATTGATAATGGAATTAAGATTAATGAGATTATTAAAACTGCAGCAGGAGTATTGGGCGGTGGCGGCGGAGGCCGTTTAACCTTGGCGCAGGGTGCAGGTAAAAATAATGATAAGATGGATGAAGCTATTCAGGTTGCAGTTGATTTAATCAAAGGATAA
- a CDS encoding transcription elongation factor Spt5 — translation MEDINSSIYALKTSAGQERNVARLLARKAKTIDGIGISSILVPESLKGYILVESSTKIDLRNPDLKVQHLRGVVGGNATVTFEEVKRFLKPEPIISSIQKGSIVELISGPFKGERAKVVRIDESREEVVLELIEAAVPIPVTVKADQIRIIQKEAD, via the coding sequence ATGGAAGATATTAATAGTTCCATATATGCTCTTAAAACATCCGCAGGTCAAGAAAGGAATGTTGCTAGACTTTTAGCACGTAAAGCTAAAACCATTGATGGTATTGGCATTTCCTCAATTCTTGTTCCAGAATCTTTAAAAGGGTATATTTTAGTTGAATCTTCAACAAAGATAGATCTTAGAAATCCTGATTTAAAAGTACAACATTTAAGAGGGGTTGTTGGAGGTAATGCCACTGTCACTTTTGAGGAAGTGAAAAGATTCTTGAAACCAGAGCCGATTATCTCCTCTATTCAAAAGGGAAGTATTGTCGAACTTATTTCTGGTCCTTTCAAAGGAGAAAGAGCAAAAGTGGTTCGTATTGATGAATCACGTGAAGAAGTCGTTCTTGAGTTAATAGAAGCTGCAGTGCCTATTCCAGTCACTGTTAAAGCTGATCAAATTAGAATAATTCAAAAGGAGGCTGACTGA
- a CDS encoding protein translocase SEC61 complex subunit gamma yields MNVGESFNKFIKDSKRVLKVAKKPDGKEYLELAKISALGVAVIGVIGFVIVLLGSLIGI; encoded by the coding sequence ATGAATGTTGGAGAAAGTTTTAATAAATTTATTAAAGACAGTAAAAGAGTATTAAAAGTTGCTAAAAAACCTGATGGTAAAGAATATCTTGAATTGGCAAAAATTTCTGCTTTAGGAGTGGCTGTCATTGGTGTCATCGGTTTTGTTATAGTTTTATTAGGTTCTTTAATTGGAATATAA